The following coding sequences lie in one Anguilla rostrata isolate EN2019 chromosome 8, ASM1855537v3, whole genome shotgun sequence genomic window:
- the stmnd1 gene encoding stathmin domain-containing protein 1 isoform X2, whose translation MGCGSSKIRVVSPVERNGFEDAFCKPAAFSRGDSAVSKHTNDSGLGLEAGEGASPSRGPLPPLAPPLTVRSSENAERQNSSDILEQLRNQGILLAPPTLGAAGEAYSVTMDSTDKVLQKPPARLQSLKTSKEQTVASMETIEEKMKSVEERRKVKEAELKANPTPLCVKGQGGGAKG comes from the exons ATGGGATGTGGCAGCTCAAAAATCAGGGTGGTCAGCCCAGTGGAACGCAACGGATTTGAG GACGCCTTCTGCAAGCCCGCCGCGTTTTCCCGGGGCGACTCGGCGGTGTCGAAGCACACGAACGACAGCGGGCTGGGCCTGGAGGCCGGCGAGGGTGCGTCGCCCTCACGCGGGCCGCTGCCGCCTCTCGCGCCGCCGCTAACGG TTCGCAGCTCGGAGAACGCAGAGAGGCAGAATTCCAGCGACATCCTGGAGCAGCTGCGGAATCAGGGCAtcctcctggccccgcccactttggGTGCGGCAGGTGAGGCCTACAGTGTGACG ATGGACAGCACAGACAAGGTTCTGCAGAAACCACCTGCACGTCTGCAGTCACTGAAGACTAGCAAGGAGCAAACAGTTGCCAGCATGGAAACCATTGAAGAAAAGATGAAGAGCGTAGAGGAGAGACGCAAG GTCAAGGAGGCGGAGCTAAAGGctaaccccacccctctctgtgTAAAAGGTCAAGGAGGCGGAGCTAAAGGctaa
- the mterf3 gene encoding transcription termination factor 3, mitochondrial, translating to MALAQFRLLLSRTLVAGVTRNPQVQPLSFRGHAAPPLWVRGGLCRSGTVSRYSELAGRGEGPAPGAAVVSSALTDLPLPGSLPCLVDLDRAPPLSPFEEISEEEAVQIVALPPLPPVSTALRDYVNQSETLRMLVHLGVDLSKLQARRNVGSMLLRMGLQDLQERLLFLRDLGLQEPQLGPLLTRNPFILTETLENLRARVSYLRSKRFSSEEVGSMVCRAPYLLNFSVQRMDNRLGFYQTLLGLSPQKTRDIVTRLPRLLCGSLEPVKENLKVCELELGFRPNEIQHVVTRIPKLLTANKKRLRETFDYVHNKMAVPHALIVKFPQVLNASLLRIRERHLFLQYLGKAQYDPAQPGYVPLDQLVSLPDPEFCSELATASLQDFELFQKTL from the exons ATGGCTTTGGCCCAGTTTCGGCTGCTGCTGAGCCGGACGTTGGTGGCGGGGGTCACACGGAACCCCCAAGTTCAACCCCTAAGTTTCCGTGGCCATGCCGCCCCCCCGCTCTGGGTCAGAGGCGGACTGTGCCGGAGCGGGACAGTTAGCCGGTACAGTGAGCTggcgggccggggggaggggcccgCCCCCGGTGCTGCTGTGGTGAGCAGCGCACTGACAGACCTGCCCCTGCCCGGAAGCCTGCCCTGCCTGGTGG ATCTGGacagagctccgcccctttctccATTCGAGGAGATCAGCGAGGAGGAGGCGGTGCAGATCGTGGCCCTGCCCCCTCTGCCACCTGTGTCTACCGCCCTCCGGGATTAcgtcaaccaatcagaaactcTCCGCATGCTGGTGCACCTAG gtgtggatCTCTCTAAGCTGCAGGCCAGGCGCAATGTGGGCTCCATGCTGCTGAGGATGGGCCTGCAGGACCTGCAGGAGCGGCTGCTGTTCCTCAGGGACCTGGGCCTGCAGGAGCCCCAGCTCGGCCCCCTCCTCACACGCAACCCCTTCATCCTCACCGAAACCCTGGAGAACCTGCGGGCCAg GGTGTCATATCTTCGGTCTAAGCGGTTCAGCTCCGAGGAAGTGGGTTCCATGGTGTGCAGAGCTCCCTACCTGCTCAACTTCAGTGTGCAGAGGATGGACAACCGACTGGGCTTCTACCAGACCCTGCTGGGCCTCAGTCCCCAGAAG ACTCGTGACATCGTGACTCGTCTTCCTCGCCTCCTGTGTGGCAGCCTGGAGCCGGTGAAAGAGAACCTGAAG GTGTGCGAGCTGGAGCTGGGGTTTCGCCCAAACGAGATTCAGCATGTGGTCACGCGCATCCCCAAATTGCTGACGGCCAATAAGAAGAGGCTGAGGGAGACGTTCGACTACGTCCACAACAAGATGGCCGTCCCTCATGCGCTGATCGTGAAATTTCCCCAG GTGCTGAATGCCAGCCTGCTGCGAATTCGGGAGAGGCACCTGTTCCTTCAGTACCTGGGGAAGGCCCAGTATGACCCCGCCCAACCCGGCTACGTGCCCCTGGATCAGCTGGTGTCTCTCCCCGACCCAGAGTTCTGTTCTGAACTGGCGACGGCCTCCCTGCAGGACTTTGAGCTCTTCCAGAAGACGCTGTAG